The following are from one region of the Bacillota bacterium genome:
- a CDS encoding AI-2E family transporter — MEKAKLKSYILIITYAVLLIALMLRLEMVLSAIGLLIKILSPLFVGIGIALILNRPFHFYKRVLTKYLKKEKAAKPIALLLAYISMIAVLAAVFSIILPRLTESIQLLINSVTAYTPQIEGLLRKAANALNVTTPDFSGLVNSFKTYAGSAASMLSDFFPRIFSFTSSVISVVSNISFGLVISIYLLIAQSKLKNQIHLLLYAYLPEKRAGKIDRFILITAETFSKFVSGQLTEACILGFMCFIGMIIFRFNYALLISVLLAVTAIIPIVGGITGCVISVFILLMVNPIKAIWFIVFFIVLQQIEGNLVYPRVVGGSIGLPALWVLLSIIIGGGLFGVVGMLISVPITSVFYQILKKDILARTQ, encoded by the coding sequence GTGGAGAAGGCAAAACTTAAAAGCTATATATTAATTATCACCTATGCAGTTTTGCTGATAGCACTTATGCTGCGCCTAGAAATGGTTTTGTCTGCGATTGGACTACTAATAAAGATACTAAGTCCGCTGTTTGTAGGTATCGGCATTGCACTCATTTTAAACCGGCCATTTCATTTTTATAAAAGAGTCCTAACTAAATATCTAAAGAAGGAAAAGGCTGCAAAACCAATTGCGCTGCTTCTTGCGTATATATCAATGATTGCGGTTCTTGCGGCGGTTTTTTCAATAATACTGCCGCGACTAACTGAAAGCATACAGCTTTTAATTAACAGCGTAACTGCATATACTCCTCAGATAGAAGGGCTTTTGCGTAAAGCGGCAAATGCACTAAATGTTACAACGCCCGATTTTTCTGGGCTTGTAAATTCGTTTAAAACGTATGCAGGCAGTGCAGCATCGATGTTATCAGACTTTTTTCCGCGTATATTCAGTTTCACATCAAGCGTAATCAGTGTGGTGTCTAATATTTCTTTTGGTCTTGTTATCTCGATTTATCTTCTTATTGCTCAAAGTAAACTGAAAAATCAAATACATTTGCTTCTTTACGCCTATTTGCCTGAAAAAAGAGCCGGTAAAATCGATCGTTTTATATTGATTACGGCTGAAACATTTTCTAAGTTCGTTTCAGGGCAACTGACTGAAGCGTGCATTCTTGGATTTATGTGCTTTATCGGTATGATCATTTTTAGATTTAATTATGCTTTACTTATCAGCGTCCTTCTTGCTGTTACGGCGATAATCCCGATTGTCGGGGGAATTACAGGGTGTGTAATCTCGGTATTTATTTTGCTTATGGTTAATCCAATTAAAGCTATTTGGTTTATTGTGTTCTTCATAGTTCTGCAGCAGATAGAGGGCAATCTTGTATACCCGAGGGTAGTCGGCGGTTCCATAGGATTGCCTGCACTGTGGGTGCTTCTGTCGATTATAATTGGAGGCGGACTTTTCGGGGTTGTAGGAATGCTTATAAGCGTTCCTATCACATCAGTTTTTTATCAAATTCTAAAAAAGGATATTTTAGCGCGAACGCAATAA
- a CDS encoding single-stranded DNA-binding protein: MLNKVMLMGRLTADPVVRYTASNLPVASFSLAVGRNYVKKDSSQRETDFIDIVCWRSTAEFVGKYFVKGAQVVVCGSLQTRTWQDKEGKNRKTVEVVADEVYFADSKRDNSRQDTREAAPANNPAPAYQSDETDEFFELSNDGDLPF; the protein is encoded by the coding sequence ATGTTAAACAAAGTGATGCTTATGGGAAGGCTTACAGCCGATCCCGTTGTCCGTTATACCGCGTCTAATTTGCCTGTCGCATCGTTTTCACTCGCTGTCGGACGAAACTATGTTAAAAAAGATTCTTCACAGCGTGAAACCGACTTTATCGATATCGTCTGCTGGCGAAGCACTGCCGAGTTTGTCGGTAAGTATTTCGTAAAAGGCGCTCAGGTTGTTGTGTGCGGCTCGCTTCAGACAAGAACTTGGCAGGATAAAGAGGGCAAAAATCGAAAAACTGTCGAAGTGGTTGCTGATGAGGTATATTTTGCCGACAGCAAGCGCGATAACAGCAGACAGGATACAAGAGAAGCTGCTCCCGCTAACAATCCTGCACCGGCATATCAGAGCGATGAAACGGATGAATTTTTTGAACTTTCAAATGATGGAGACTTGCCATTCTAA
- a CDS encoding S1 RNA-binding domain-containing protein → MIISKYSPEGCLSQNSGIGVYTEAEIEKALASGKILEGKAILCDEYQNLTIDLGCMKGVIQKKEAIYAVKGDVKNIAVITRVGKPVCFKVMEITENDRGEKVALLSRKSVQEEAYKNYVLKLRSGDIIGGKITHLEPFGAFVDIGCGIISLITIDNISISRISHSHDRFAVGDDIRCIVKSVDRDEGRITLSHKELLGTWQENADNFSIGQTAAGIVRSVEQYGIFVELTPNLAGLAEYKEGVRVGQTASVYIKNILPEKMKVKLVIVDHFDTISAKKPMNYYIRSGHMSYWRYSPLSCDKKIESFF, encoded by the coding sequence ATGATAATATCCAAATACTCCCCTGAAGGCTGTCTTAGCCAAAACAGCGGTATAGGCGTCTACACAGAGGCGGAAATTGAAAAGGCGCTTGCAAGCGGCAAAATACTTGAAGGAAAAGCCATTCTCTGCGACGAATATCAAAATCTTACGATCGACCTTGGTTGTATGAAAGGAGTCATACAAAAAAAAGAAGCAATATATGCTGTAAAAGGCGATGTTAAAAATATCGCTGTCATTACACGTGTCGGAAAACCTGTTTGTTTTAAAGTAATGGAAATAACGGAGAATGACCGTGGGGAAAAAGTCGCTCTTTTATCAAGAAAATCCGTGCAGGAGGAAGCATATAAAAATTATGTGTTAAAACTGCGAAGCGGCGACATCATCGGTGGAAAAATAACGCATTTAGAGCCTTTCGGGGCATTTGTAGACATCGGATGCGGTATCATTTCCCTTATCACTATCGATAATATATCCATTTCAAGAATCTCACATTCACACGATCGATTTGCGGTAGGGGATGATATACGCTGCATTGTAAAATCTGTTGACCGTGATGAGGGAAGAATCACCCTGTCTCATAAAGAACTCCTGGGGACATGGCAGGAAAATGCGGATAACTTTTCAATCGGTCAAACTGCTGCCGGCATTGTGAGAAGCGTTGAGCAATACGGAATTTTTGTGGAACTCACTCCTAACCTAGCAGGTCTTGCAGAATACAAAGAAGGCGTACGCGTGGGGCAAACCGCATCCGTATATATAAAGAATATTCTACCTGAAAAAATGAAGGTAAAACTCGTGATAGTAGATCATTTTGATACAATTTCAGCAAAAAAACCGATGAATTACTACATAAGAAGCGGCCATATGTCATATTGGAGGTACTCTCCACTTTCCTGTGATAAAAAAATAGAAAGTTTCTTTTAA
- a CDS encoding DUF368 domain-containing protein yields MKTIILMLKGVLIGISILIPGVSGGTMAIILGVYDEMIHAVSSFFQSKRQNALLLLKIGTGGLIGIVLFSKLISYMLDKWKYPMVFLFIGVICGGLPVLLKKTKTAKSRNLDLLYSIAGFLLVIAMTRQPDTVVNLATQTGVLNFLFLVFAGFIIAIALILPGISTSFMLLTLGLYDVTLEAITNFNIAFLIPVIIGIVIGTISTTRLLEFLMQRYPRKTYLLILGFVLGSVLQIIPGLPKGMDILYCILTFASGLIAIQFMSKYTSENV; encoded by the coding sequence ATGAAAACAATAATCTTGATGTTAAAAGGCGTTCTAATAGGAATTTCAATACTTATACCCGGGGTAAGCGGCGGAACCATGGCAATAATCCTTGGCGTTTATGATGAAATGATCCATGCTGTAAGCTCATTTTTTCAAAGCAAACGGCAAAACGCGCTTTTGCTTTTGAAAATAGGTACAGGCGGCTTAATAGGTATTGTTCTTTTCAGCAAACTTATTTCTTACATGCTTGATAAATGGAAATACCCTATGGTCTTTTTGTTTATAGGGGTAATTTGCGGCGGCTTGCCTGTTCTTCTTAAAAAGACAAAAACAGCAAAAAGCAGAAATCTAGACCTTCTTTATTCAATTGCCGGATTCCTGCTTGTTATCGCAATGACCAGACAGCCTGACACCGTCGTTAATCTGGCGACCCAAACAGGGGTTCTTAATTTCCTGTTCCTTGTTTTTGCCGGGTTCATCATTGCCATTGCATTAATCCTTCCTGGAATAAGCACCTCATTCATGCTGCTTACCTTAGGGCTTTATGATGTAACACTTGAAGCTATAACTAATTTTAATATAGCTTTTCTTATCCCGGTGATAATCGGTATCGTAATCGGAACCATCAGCACAACAAGATTGCTGGAGTTTCTTATGCAGCGTTATCCCAGAAAAACTTACCTGCTCATCCTTGGCTTTGTACTTGGATCGGTTTTGCAGATCATCCCAGGTTTGCCAAAAGGAATGGACATATTATATTGCATATTGACTTTTGCCTCTGGGCTTATCGCGATCCAGTTTATGAGCAAATATACATCGGAAAATGTATAG
- the rpsF gene encoding 30S ribosomal protein S6 yields MQKKYEAVFIVNSNFTEEETNAIVEKFKALIEANGTIEKVDVWGKRRLAYEIDDMTEGFYVLIAFESGLEFPKELDRVFTITDGILRSLIIAK; encoded by the coding sequence ATGCAGAAAAAATATGAAGCTGTATTCATTGTAAACTCAAACTTTACAGAGGAAGAGACAAACGCCATCGTTGAAAAGTTCAAGGCGCTTATTGAAGCAAATGGGACAATCGAAAAGGTTGACGTTTGGGGTAAGAGAAGACTTGCCTATGAAATCGACGATATGACAGAAGGTTTCTATGTCCTGATTGCGTTTGAATCCGGTCTTGAATTTCCAAAAGAACTTGACCGTGTGTTCACTATCACAGACGGTATCCTGCGTTCTCTCATAATCGCGAAATAA
- the rpsR gene encoding 30S ribosomal protein S18 — translation MDKEKVIARGRRAKRKSCVFCADKVTEIDYKDVARLRRFLSERAKILPRRITGTCAKHQRELTIAIKRARHIALIPYSGD, via the coding sequence ATGGATAAAGAAAAAGTAATTGCCCGCGGCAGAAGAGCAAAGAGAAAATCTTGCGTGTTCTGCGCCGACAAAGTAACTGAGATTGATTATAAAGATGTTGCCAGACTTAGAAGATTCCTTTCTGAGCGTGCTAAGATTCTTCCAAGAAGAATCACCGGAACTTGCGCAAAGCATCAGAGAGAACTTACTATTGCCATAAAAAGGGCTAGACACATTGCCCTGATTCCATACAGCGGAGATTGA
- a CDS encoding DnaD domain protein yields MALNFQSGGNHGMFLVPDIVVDRYITEASQVSMMVLLYILRHTTSFTEEDICSALNINVADLEAAVNFWVQCGILRSEEGNISFEQTSISVDHGLVSAPVKTTAPEYDFSEVAAVVESNKQLSTLFEAVQIRLNKQLSPTNYKILYSFYDFYGFSPEVIFLLVNHCCDIGKGNIKYIEQVAYGWYKSGITTEDAVNKYLEEYEQRRTEEYMVRKVFGIGERSLTTNEEKYIHAWTESYGFGEDIIKLAFEKAVDNTGRVRFTYINKILKSWFEKGYKTAEEAANEPAPESKPHKGKKKVEKEGESTYDLNEFMNWSFNEIYTKDKA; encoded by the coding sequence ATGGCACTTAATTTTCAATCGGGCGGAAATCACGGCATGTTTTTAGTCCCGGATATCGTAGTAGACAGGTATATTACTGAAGCCTCTCAAGTTTCTATGATGGTGCTCCTGTATATTTTAAGACATACAACGTCTTTTACTGAAGAGGATATCTGTTCTGCTCTTAATATCAATGTTGCCGATCTGGAAGCCGCCGTAAACTTCTGGGTTCAGTGCGGGATATTGCGATCAGAAGAAGGCAATATTTCGTTTGAACAGACCTCGATCAGTGTTGACCACGGCCTAGTTTCTGCTCCTGTTAAGACAACTGCGCCAGAGTATGATTTTTCGGAGGTCGCTGCTGTTGTTGAATCAAACAAACAGCTAAGCACTCTTTTTGAGGCGGTGCAGATTCGGCTAAACAAGCAGTTGTCTCCGACGAACTACAAAATTCTTTACAGTTTTTACGACTTTTATGGTTTCTCGCCAGAAGTAATCTTTCTTCTTGTTAACCACTGCTGTGATATTGGCAAGGGCAATATAAAATATATTGAGCAAGTTGCATACGGCTGGTATAAAAGTGGCATTACGACCGAGGATGCCGTAAACAAATATCTCGAGGAATATGAACAAAGGCGAACTGAAGAATATATGGTTCGTAAGGTTTTTGGAATCGGAGAACGAAGCCTTACAACTAACGAAGAAAAATATATTCATGCTTGGACGGAAAGTTACGGTTTTGGTGAAGATATAATTAAATTAGCTTTCGAAAAGGCTGTTGATAATACAGGACGTGTTCGCTTTACATATATCAATAAGATCCTAAAGTCTTGGTTTGAAAAAGGGTATAAGACTGCAGAAGAAGCGGCTAATGAACCTGCGCCTGAATCTAAGCCTCATAAGGGAAAAAAGAAAGTTGAAAAAGAGGGCGAGTCAACTTACGACCTGAATGAATTCATGAACTGGTCGTTCAATGAAATTTACACCAAAGACAAAGCTTAA
- a CDS encoding bacteriohemerythrin gives MGWTNDLAVGVDLIDEEHKALFEKANELYEAGKNRRAMEFISEMFDFLDEYTKKHFNDEEKFMLEINYPEYDLQKKLHSEFIGKLSELKAEFARSGGNIALIIEANQLVLNWLTKHISFQDKKIGQYVRSLEK, from the coding sequence ATGGGATGGACAAATGATTTGGCAGTTGGGGTAGACCTCATTGATGAAGAGCATAAAGCGTTGTTCGAAAAGGCAAACGAATTGTATGAGGCCGGCAAAAACAGAAGAGCTATGGAATTTATTTCTGAAATGTTTGATTTTTTAGATGAATATACAAAAAAACATTTCAATGATGAAGAAAAATTTATGCTTGAAATTAATTACCCTGAATATGATCTGCAGAAAAAACTTCATAGTGAATTTATAGGTAAGCTTTCAGAATTGAAAGCTGAATTCGCAAGATCGGGCGGAAACATTGCGTTGATAATAGAGGCTAATCAGCTTGTGTTGAACTGGCTAACTAAACATATTTCTTTCCAGGATAAAAAAATAGGGCAGTATGTCAGAAGCCTTGAAAAATAA
- a CDS encoding ATP-binding protein, giving the protein MSYGKAVYEAADAALQRRRSENKKEYDDRRRRVFASYPRIAEIEHEMSEGSLAIIGEIFEKSGDLHERIARIKEKNINLQMERAELLVTIGLPVDYLDEIYKCPVCHDKGIVNGRRCECYEKELKKAAYEQSVLGGTLSNQTFENFNLDFYSQKKAPGGISPYENMMRNKQLCERFVEDFSHSSLSILMTGGTGLGKTHLSTSIARRLINRGVGVVYVTAPELFDRFESLKFNRASIYGDTVDVQEFFDCDLLIIDDLGSEFSTQFVESALFSVINGRAIKGKSTIINTNCDLAQLESIYNKKIVSRIIGDFLIMPFTGEDVRMQKRKKNL; this is encoded by the coding sequence ATGTCATACGGCAAAGCAGTTTACGAAGCAGCTGATGCAGCTTTACAGCGCAGACGATCCGAAAATAAAAAAGAATACGATGACAGAAGAAGGAGAGTTTTTGCTTCATACCCCAGAATAGCCGAGATCGAACACGAAATGTCGGAAGGCTCCCTTGCGATTATTGGTGAAATCTTTGAAAAAAGCGGCGACCTGCACGAGAGGATAGCACGAATCAAAGAAAAAAATATAAATCTGCAAATGGAAAGAGCAGAGCTTCTTGTTACAATTGGGCTTCCTGTCGATTATCTCGATGAAATATATAAATGCCCTGTCTGCCATGACAAAGGAATCGTTAACGGCAGGCGCTGTGAATGCTATGAAAAAGAATTAAAAAAGGCAGCTTATGAGCAGTCAGTTCTGGGTGGTACGTTATCTAACCAAACTTTTGAGAATTTTAATCTAGACTTTTACTCACAAAAGAAGGCCCCCGGTGGAATCAGTCCCTACGAAAACATGATGAGAAACAAACAGCTTTGCGAACGGTTCGTTGAAGATTTCAGTCATTCTTCTCTCAGTATACTGATGACGGGCGGCACAGGCCTTGGCAAAACACATTTGTCCACTTCAATAGCACGCAGACTGATTAACCGTGGCGTTGGAGTTGTATACGTAACAGCTCCAGAGCTTTTTGACAGATTTGAAAGTTTGAAATTCAACAGGGCAAGTATTTATGGAGACACGGTTGATGTGCAGGAGTTTTTTGACTGTGATTTGCTGATTATCGACGACCTTGGAAGTGAATTCTCAACACAGTTTGTTGAATCAGCATTATTTTCGGTTATAAATGGCAGAGCGATCAAGGGAAAGAGTACAATCATAAACACAAACTGTGACCTGGCTCAGCTTGAATCAATATACAACAAAAAAATCGTGTCACGAATAATAGGCGATTTTCTAATCATGCCTTTTACCGGTGAAGATGTACGTATGCAGAAAAGGAAAAAGAATTTATAA
- the nusA gene encoding transcription termination factor NusA — MNKELFEAVDEICREKGIPKEILLGKLEAALTTAYKKELNASENVYVVMNEEKSEIRVLSTKEVVEEVENPSTQINLEEAHRINRKLEIGDTIEIELIPKEFGRISAHAAKNVITQGIREAERGIVYQEFSSKEHEVLSGIVTRVDHGSISIEIGKTDVYLMSGEQIPGEKFQKGDRVKIYVVEVKEAPKGPLVKISRTHPGLVKRLMELEVPEIHDGVVEIKAIAREAGSRTKVAVWTKFEDIDPIGSCIGPKGSRIASIVAELKGEKIDVIRYHEDPAEFIAEALSPAQVVSVLVSQSEKSCRAIVPDGQLSLAIGKEGQNARLAAKLTGWKIDIKPESEAYKNI; from the coding sequence ATTAACAAAGAGCTTTTTGAGGCAGTTGACGAGATCTGCCGTGAAAAAGGCATTCCGAAAGAGATATTGCTTGGAAAACTTGAAGCTGCTCTTACAACAGCGTATAAGAAGGAACTGAACGCATCTGAAAACGTTTACGTAGTGATGAATGAAGAGAAGAGCGAAATTCGGGTTCTATCTACAAAAGAAGTCGTTGAAGAGGTTGAAAATCCCTCTACACAGATAAATCTCGAAGAGGCTCATAGAATAAATAGAAAACTTGAGATTGGCGATACAATAGAAATTGAACTTATACCAAAAGAATTCGGCAGAATTTCTGCCCATGCGGCTAAAAACGTTATAACTCAGGGTATCCGTGAGGCTGAGCGCGGAATAGTATATCAAGAGTTTTCAAGTAAAGAGCATGAGGTGCTCTCGGGTATAGTAACAAGAGTTGATCATGGAAGTATTTCAATAGAAATTGGGAAAACCGATGTCTATTTAATGAGCGGCGAGCAGATCCCCGGAGAAAAATTTCAAAAGGGCGATCGCGTGAAAATATACGTCGTTGAAGTCAAAGAGGCACCTAAAGGTCCGCTTGTAAAGATATCCCGTACTCATCCCGGCCTTGTTAAGCGTCTTATGGAACTCGAGGTTCCTGAAATCCACGACGGTGTTGTTGAAATAAAAGCGATTGCCCGTGAGGCAGGTTCGAGAACTAAAGTTGCAGTTTGGACAAAGTTTGAAGATATTGACCCTATAGGTTCCTGCATCGGCCCTAAAGGGAGCCGTATTGCCAGTATAGTGGCAGAACTCAAGGGCGAGAAGATAGACGTTATACGTTATCACGAAGACCCTGCAGAGTTTATTGCAGAGGCTCTTTCCCCCGCACAGGTGGTAAGTGTTCTTGTTTCTCAGTCTGAAAAAAGCTGCCGTGCTATAGTGCCGGACGGACAACTGTCGTTAGCAATCGGTAAAGAAGGACAGAATGCGCGTCTTGCAGCAAAGCTCACAGGCTGGAAAATCGACATTAAACCTGAATCGGAAGCTTATAAGAATATATAA
- the rimP gene encoding ribosome maturation factor RimP, with product MSKNGRSVPVTEIVREIIYPIAEKLELKIWDIEYKKEGGMYVLRIFIDKEGGVTVEDCEAMSRAIDAPLDEADPIAESYYLEVSSAGLDRSLKKSEHFEQYIGSRVDVNLYKPQNGIKQYTGVLLSHDDSSVSIEDENGSHTFKMADVSAVRLSVEF from the coding sequence TTGAGTAAAAATGGTCGTTCTGTACCGGTAACTGAAATCGTTCGTGAAATTATTTATCCTATTGCCGAAAAATTGGAACTTAAAATTTGGGATATTGAGTATAAAAAAGAGGGCGGCATGTATGTGCTGCGTATTTTTATAGATAAAGAGGGCGGGGTCACAGTTGAAGACTGTGAAGCAATGTCACGTGCTATAGACGCTCCGCTCGACGAGGCTGATCCTATTGCCGAGAGTTATTATCTCGAAGTTTCATCAGCGGGACTTGACAGGTCACTTAAAAAAAGCGAACATTTTGAACAATATATAGGCAGCAGGGTTGACGTTAATCTTTATAAACCGCAGAATGGCATAAAGCAATATACAGGAGTGCTATTGTCTCATGATGACAGCAGCGTATCAATAGAGGACGAAAACGGCTCTCATACTTTTAAGATGGCGGATGTTTCAGCTGTACGTCTATCTGTCGAATTTTAA
- the prfB gene encoding peptide chain release factor 2 → MDIVLEEYKQQLNAMKQPLEELAESIDVSGLEVKINSLEKKAQEPDFYTDTKNMQKVLQETKQLKEKVSRFNSLKKRWEDAIVLTELAMEEDDESLASEVRTELEETKREYDEQRLSTLLSGEYDSANAILTFHAGAGGTEAQDWVEMLYRMYTRWCERHKYKVKVLDYLAGDEAGIKSVSIMVEGYNAYGYLKSETGVHRLVRISPFDASGRRHTSFASLEVMPEIDDKIDIEVREEDLKVDTYRSSGAGGQHVNKTESAIRITHIPTGIVVACQNERSQHQNREVAMKMLKAKLFEIKEREHLDKIEDIKGEQMAIGWGSQIRSYVFMPYTLVKDHRTDFEVGNIGSVMDGDLDGFINEYLKCKSLGTLKQ, encoded by the coding sequence ATGGATATAGTACTTGAAGAATATAAACAGCAGCTGAACGCGATGAAGCAGCCGCTGGAAGAGCTTGCGGAGAGCATTGATGTATCAGGTCTTGAAGTTAAGATCAATTCACTTGAAAAAAAGGCTCAGGAGCCTGATTTTTATACAGATACAAAAAATATGCAGAAAGTTTTGCAGGAAACAAAACAGTTAAAAGAAAAAGTTTCCCGATTTAATTCACTGAAAAAAAGATGGGAAGATGCAATCGTTTTAACCGAACTTGCGATGGAAGAAGATGATGAATCTCTTGCTTCGGAAGTTAGAACAGAACTCGAGGAAACTAAAAGGGAATATGACGAGCAGCGTCTTTCAACGCTGCTTTCAGGTGAATATGACAGCGCCAACGCGATACTAACATTTCACGCCGGAGCCGGAGGAACAGAAGCACAAGACTGGGTTGAGATGCTTTATCGAATGTATACCCGCTGGTGTGAGCGGCATAAGTATAAGGTTAAAGTATTAGATTATCTCGCGGGGGATGAAGCGGGAATAAAAAGTGTTTCAATAATGGTTGAGGGATATAACGCATATGGATATTTAAAAAGTGAAACCGGCGTTCACCGCCTTGTCCGCATTTCGCCATTTGACGCTTCTGGCCGCAGACATACATCTTTTGCCTCTCTCGAAGTTATGCCGGAGATAGATGATAAAATCGATATTGAGGTTCGCGAGGAGGATTTGAAAGTAGATACTTACCGCAGCAGCGGCGCGGGCGGGCAGCATGTCAACAAGACCGAGTCGGCTATCCGAATCACACATATACCTACCGGCATTGTAGTTGCATGTCAGAACGAGCGCAGTCAGCACCAGAACAGAGAAGTTGCTATGAAGATGCTTAAGGCAAAACTTTTTGAAATAAAGGAAAGAGAACATCTCGATAAAATCGAAGATATTAAAGGTGAACAAATGGCGATCGGCTGGGGTTCACAAATAAGGTCGTATGTATTTATGCCTTATACCCTTGTAAAAGATCACCGTACTGACTTTGAGGTGGGGAATATAGGCTCGGTCATGGACGGCGATCTCGACGGCTTTATAAATGAGTATTTAAAGTGTAAGAGTCTTGGAACTCTTAAGCAATAG